The following proteins come from a genomic window of Terribacillus aidingensis:
- a CDS encoding response regulator — protein MIKVLIVEDDPMVSELNKRYVKQMSGFAAVGAAQNYKEALDFIQQNEVDLLLLDVYMKGKNGIELLKEIRKRDQKVDAIIISAASEKPMIREALQYGAVDYLIKPFEFDRFQNALSGYRKRQLIFSNKEEMTQQELDSQLLQLPEQEQMMQLPKGLTRSTLKVVWNSILTFRYNFFTTEDIAKETEMSQVSVRKYLKFLEDVQLLEVEMHYGSIGRPVFKYRVNANTSHHISQYI, from the coding sequence ATGATTAAAGTACTGATCGTGGAAGACGATCCGATGGTTAGTGAATTGAACAAACGCTATGTCAAACAAATGAGTGGATTTGCAGCAGTCGGAGCGGCTCAGAATTATAAAGAAGCCCTTGATTTCATTCAGCAGAATGAAGTCGACCTTCTTCTTTTGGATGTATATATGAAAGGTAAGAACGGAATAGAGTTGCTTAAAGAGATTCGTAAACGCGACCAGAAAGTGGATGCTATCATCATCTCTGCAGCAAGCGAGAAACCGATGATTCGCGAAGCGCTGCAATATGGAGCTGTCGATTACTTAATTAAGCCTTTCGAATTCGACCGCTTCCAGAATGCTTTAAGCGGCTATCGAAAACGTCAGCTTATCTTCAGCAACAAAGAAGAGATGACGCAGCAGGAATTAGACAGCCAGCTTCTGCAGCTGCCTGAACAGGAGCAAATGATGCAGCTGCCGAAAGGTCTGACAAGAAGTACCCTTAAGGTCGTTTGGAACAGTATCCTGACTTTCCGTTATAATTTCTTCACAACGGAGGATATCGCAAAGGAAACGGAAATGTCGCAAGTATCCGTACGGAAATATTTGAAGTTCCTGGAGGATGTGCAGCTGCTCGAAGTGGAAATGCATTACGGCAGCATTGGACGACCAGTCTTTAAATATCGTGTTAACGCAAATACCTCCCATCATATCAGTCAATATATCTGA
- the dcuS gene encoding DcuS/MalK family sensor histidine kinase: MKQKINLRTQMTALVFIVVILAVTTTFVMIGIETSNNIKSQERDRVLQTAKLIAVDPVVVKAADEQDSETLQKFTTQAMGITDADFVVVMNMDSIRLSHPDPDEIGKRFAGGDETPAIQGKEFVSKAKGTLGLSLRAFAPIYNEQGQQVGVVAVGITMNELNEIIRNNRLPLYLATILSLVIGLIGAVLLARKIKQIMHGMEPDEIAALLSERIAMLESIKDGMLAVDTNGKIQMVNKEGKRLLEEMGIKGELKNRHVDDVLPVTKLHQVIAWNKPLIGRQVEHNGLTLVMNEIPIQIKGKTEGAIATFLDRTEYNHLNEKLTDTMLYADALRAQTHDFMNKLHVILGLLELEDYDQLERYVKNVAGKERSATIAMIHHLKNPILAGFLLGKKSYMAENGVQLEVDCRDTIPNTSEKMNQMLITILGNLMNNAVDAVDQQPEKRVQLSMKYSDGQLFLELTDTGKGISEEQQEKIFTQGYSTKGNDRGFGLYQVEDYVQKLGGYLVLTSEPGEGTTFSVQLPYDTQEDVTND; the protein is encoded by the coding sequence TTGAAACAGAAGATAAATCTGCGGACGCAGATGACTGCACTGGTATTCATAGTCGTAATTCTGGCTGTGACGACGACATTCGTCATGATTGGAATTGAGACGAGTAATAATATCAAATCCCAGGAACGGGATCGTGTGCTGCAAACTGCTAAGCTGATAGCGGTGGATCCAGTCGTCGTAAAAGCAGCAGATGAGCAAGATTCTGAGACACTGCAGAAGTTTACTACGCAGGCCATGGGAATTACAGATGCAGATTTTGTCGTAGTGATGAATATGGATAGCATTCGGCTGAGTCACCCGGATCCGGATGAGATCGGAAAACGATTTGCCGGCGGAGATGAAACTCCGGCTATACAAGGGAAAGAATTTGTCTCGAAAGCAAAAGGGACGCTTGGCCTAAGTTTGCGGGCATTTGCCCCAATTTACAATGAACAAGGACAGCAAGTCGGAGTTGTTGCTGTCGGAATAACGATGAATGAGCTGAATGAGATCATTCGTAACAACCGTTTGCCATTATATTTGGCTACGATACTTAGTTTAGTTATTGGTCTGATCGGAGCTGTCCTGCTGGCGCGGAAAATAAAGCAGATCATGCATGGGATGGAACCTGACGAGATTGCTGCTCTGTTGAGTGAGCGGATTGCAATGCTGGAATCGATAAAAGACGGGATGTTGGCTGTCGATACGAATGGAAAAATTCAAATGGTCAACAAGGAAGGAAAAAGATTGCTGGAAGAGATGGGGATCAAAGGAGAGCTGAAGAATCGTCACGTCGATGATGTGCTCCCAGTTACGAAGCTTCATCAAGTCATAGCATGGAATAAACCGTTGATTGGCCGACAGGTCGAGCATAATGGATTGACGCTGGTGATGAATGAAATCCCTATTCAAATCAAAGGAAAAACCGAAGGGGCAATTGCGACATTTCTCGACCGTACTGAATATAACCATTTAAACGAGAAGCTGACCGATACAATGCTGTACGCGGATGCTTTAAGAGCGCAGACACATGATTTCATGAACAAGCTGCATGTAATTCTTGGTTTATTGGAATTGGAAGATTACGATCAGCTGGAGCGCTATGTGAAAAACGTTGCTGGTAAAGAGAGATCTGCTACGATTGCCATGATTCACCATCTTAAGAATCCTATCCTGGCTGGTTTTCTGCTTGGGAAGAAAAGCTATATGGCGGAAAATGGTGTCCAGCTGGAAGTGGATTGCAGAGATACAATACCGAATACATCTGAAAAGATGAATCAGATGCTCATTACCATTCTAGGTAATTTAATGAACAATGCAGTGGATGCTGTCGATCAGCAGCCAGAGAAGCGCGTCCAGCTTTCCATGAAGTACAGCGATGGACAGCTCTTCTTAGAGCTGACAGACACAGGAAAAGGTATCAGTGAAGAGCAGCAGGAGAAAATATTCACACAAGGCTATTCCACAAAAGGAAACGACCGCGGCTTTGGCCTATATCAAGTGGAAGACTATGTGCAGAAGCTGGGCGGCTATCTTGTCCTGACAAGCGAGCCAGGCGAAGGAACCACTTTCAGCGTCCAGCTGCCGTATGATACACAGGAGGATGTAACAAATGATTAA